A section of the Rhodobacter sp. genome encodes:
- a CDS encoding ABC transporter ATP-binding protein, with amino-acid sequence MSDTLLDIRNLRIEATIYAPGEKPRDAVIVDDVSLCLKRGKVMGLIGESGAGKSTIGLSALAYGRGGIRLSGGEIVLNGREIRLAGAQTLRSLRGKEVTYVAQSAAAAFNPAKRLMEQVTEATLAHGVMTQAEAEARAIDLFRTLSLPDPEHFGRRYPHQVSGGQLQRAMTAMALCPKPDLVIFDEPTTALDVTTQIDVLAAIKTAIAETGVAALYITHDLAVVAQVSDEIMVLRHGKMVEHGTCQQIIEAPREAYTRALISVRSIEHQEKSPQGTPLLEVEGVSARYGAMAKDVLSDVSVALRPGQTLALVGESGSGKSTMARVITGLLPPRKGTITFDGKPLPGALKDRSRDELRELQMIYQMADVAMNPRQTVATIIGRPLEFYFGLKGRARDARVQELLDAIELGEGFADRYPAELSGGQKQRVCIARALAAKPKLIICDEVTSALDPLVADGILKLLLDLQAREGVAYLFITHDIATVRAIADSIAVMYQGRVQRYGSKTQVLAPPFDDYTDLLLSSVPEMKLGWLESVLEHRRMESAGN; translated from the coding sequence GTGTCTGACACGCTTCTCGACATCCGCAACCTGCGCATCGAGGCGACGATCTACGCCCCGGGCGAGAAACCGCGCGACGCGGTGATCGTCGATGACGTGTCGCTTTGTCTGAAACGCGGCAAGGTGATGGGGCTGATCGGCGAATCGGGTGCCGGCAAATCGACCATCGGCCTGTCTGCTTTGGCCTATGGGCGCGGCGGGATCCGGCTGTCCGGCGGCGAGATCGTGCTGAACGGGCGCGAGATCCGGCTTGCCGGGGCGCAAACCCTGCGCAGCCTGCGCGGCAAGGAGGTGACCTATGTCGCGCAATCCGCCGCCGCCGCCTTCAACCCCGCCAAGCGGTTGATGGAGCAGGTGACCGAGGCCACGCTCGCGCATGGCGTCATGACCCAGGCCGAAGCTGAGGCCCGTGCCATCGACCTGTTCCGCACCCTCAGCCTGCCCGACCCCGAACATTTCGGCCGCCGCTATCCGCACCAGGTTTCGGGCGGGCAGTTGCAGCGGGCGATGACGGCGATGGCGCTGTGTCCGAAACCGGATCTGGTGATCTTCGACGAGCCGACCACCGCGCTGGACGTGACGACGCAGATCGATGTGCTGGCGGCGATCAAGACGGCGATCGCGGAAACCGGAGTCGCCGCGCTCTACATCACCCACGACCTCGCGGTCGTGGCGCAGGTCTCGGACGAGATCATGGTGCTCAGGCACGGCAAGATGGTCGAACACGGCACCTGCCAGCAGATCATCGAGGCCCCGCGCGAGGCGTATACCCGCGCGCTGATTTCGGTCCGTTCGATCGAGCATCAGGAAAAATCGCCCCAGGGCACGCCCCTGCTCGAGGTCGAGGGCGTCTCGGCGCGCTACGGCGCGATGGCCAAGGACGTGCTGAGCGACGTCTCGGTCGCGCTGCGACCCGGGCAGACGCTGGCCCTGGTGGGCGAGTCGGGCTCGGGCAAATCGACGATGGCGCGGGTCATCACCGGCCTGCTGCCCCCGCGCAAGGGCACGATCACCTTTGACGGCAAACCCTTGCCGGGCGCGCTCAAGGATCGCTCGCGCGACGAACTGCGCGAGTTGCAGATGATCTATCAGATGGCCGACGTGGCGATGAACCCGCGCCAGACGGTGGCCACGATCATCGGCCGCCCGCTGGAATTCTATTTCGGCCTCAAGGGGCGCGCGCGCGATGCCCGCGTGCAGGAACTTCTCGATGCCATCGAACTGGGCGAGGGGTTCGCCGACCGCTACCCCGCGGAACTGTCGGGCGGGCAAAAGCAGCGCGTCTGCATCGCCCGCGCGCTGGCGGCAAAGCCCAAGCTCATCATCTGCGACGAGGTGACCTCGGCGCTGGACCCGCTGGTGGCGGACGGGATCCTGAAGCTTTTGCTGGATCTTCAGGCGCGCGAGGGGGTGGCCTATCTGTTCATCACCCATGACATCGCCACCGTGCGCGCCATCGCCGATTCCATCGCCGTGATGTATCAGGGCCGGGTCCAGAGATACGGCTCGAAGACCCAGGTCCTGGCCCCGCCTTTCGACGATTACACCGACCTGCTGCTGTCCTCGGTGCCCGAGATGAAATTGGGTTGGCTGGAGAGCGTGCTTGAACATCGCCGGATGGAAAGCGCCGGAAATTAA
- a CDS encoding uroporphyrinogen decarboxylase gives MTQTPQKTLLRALAGQVQAVPPVWMMRQAGRYLPEYRATRAKAGDFLSLCYTPDLAAEVTLQPIRRYGFDAAILFADILLIGQALGAKLWFAEGEGPRMSTVTDRVGVQALKPADAVHEVLSPVYETVRILSGALPRETTLIGFAGAPWTVATYMVAGRGTSDQGPAHDFIARDRDGFAALIAVLEAATVEYLSAQVQAGAEVVKLFDSWAGSLKGQDFDDFALAPTRRIIAALKARHPGLPVIAFPREARDRYIGFARATGADCVALDNSVGADWAAAHVQVDGCVQGNLAPHHMVEGGAALVSETRRIVQAFRNGPHIFNLGHGITPDADPDNVQRMLDAVRGQ, from the coding sequence ATGACCCAGACCCCGCAAAAGACCCTTCTGCGCGCGCTCGCGGGCCAGGTTCAGGCCGTCCCGCCCGTCTGGATGATGCGCCAGGCCGGGCGATACCTGCCCGAATACCGCGCGACGCGGGCCAAGGCGGGGGATTTCCTGTCGCTGTGCTATACGCCCGACCTGGCCGCCGAGGTGACGCTGCAACCGATCCGCCGCTACGGGTTCGACGCGGCGATCCTGTTCGCGGACATCCTGTTGATCGGTCAGGCGCTGGGGGCAAAGCTGTGGTTCGCCGAGGGCGAAGGGCCGCGCATGTCCACCGTGACCGACCGGGTCGGGGTGCAGGCGCTGAAACCCGCCGACGCCGTGCACGAAGTCCTGTCGCCGGTCTATGAGACCGTGCGCATCCTGTCGGGCGCGTTGCCGCGCGAGACCACGCTCATCGGCTTTGCCGGGGCGCCCTGGACGGTGGCCACCTATATGGTCGCCGGGCGCGGCACCAGCGATCAGGGCCCGGCGCATGACTTCATCGCCCGGGACCGCGACGGGTTCGCGGCGCTGATCGCGGTGCTCGAGGCGGCGACGGTCGAATACCTGTCCGCGCAGGTGCAGGCCGGGGCCGAGGTCGTCAAGCTGTTCGACAGTTGGGCGGGCAGCCTGAAGGGTCAGGATTTCGACGATTTCGCCCTGGCGCCGACGCGCCGGATCATCGCCGCGCTGAAGGCCCGCCACCCGGGCCTGCCGGTCATCGCGTTCCCGCGCGAGGCCCGCGACCGCTATATCGGATTCGCCCGCGCGACGGGTGCGGATTGCGTGGCGCTGGACAATTCCGTCGGCGCAGACTGGGCGGCGGCGCATGTGCAGGTCGATGGCTGCGTGCAGGGCAACCTGGCGCCCCACCACATGGTCGAAGGGGGCGCGGCCCTGGTCAGCGAAACGCGGCGCATCGTGCAGGCGTTCCGCAACGGCCCGCATATCTTCAACCTGGGCCATGGCATCACCCCGGATGCCGATCCCGACAACGTGCAGCGGATGCTGGACGCCGTCCGGGGTCAGTAG
- a CDS encoding DUF2927 domain-containing protein encodes MRRRLFSLALVALAGCTPMGEVQRLDASTGATAPLPTWSPGAPNPLPPARSNADMTRDFLELGFAMESGRPIANFSRFEGPIAIVPVHAPSAQAIGDLDRLIARFQAEAGIDIRRATDTTADENRITVDFVPRRQMQAMVPSASCFVVPNVDSWQDFVANRRSTAIDWTQVVQRHRAAVFIPSDTTPQEIRDCLHEEIAQGLGPLNDLFRLSDSIFNDDNFQTTLTGFDMLLLRVWYSPELHPGMTRDQVAARLPTLFNRLNPQGRGRGGTQVGITPRAWQLAIEQALSSADGLSARRESAARALALARSEGWTDNRLALSLMLVARVAPRDQGDDAMQALVQAADIYRHTPGGEVHAAHIDMHLAVQALATGQSQLALDLAQRALPYAARTENAAFLASLQFIRAEALSQLGQVDQASRLRLDSMAAARYGFGSDAAARTRLDEIARIGGAAQRYANL; translated from the coding sequence ATGAGACGGCGTCTTTTCTCGCTGGCGCTGGTCGCGCTGGCCGGCTGCACCCCGATGGGCGAGGTCCAGCGGCTGGACGCCAGCACCGGCGCCACCGCCCCCCTGCCGACCTGGAGCCCGGGCGCGCCCAACCCGTTGCCGCCCGCGCGCAGCAACGCCGACATGACGCGCGACTTTCTGGAACTGGGCTTTGCCATGGAAAGCGGCCGCCCGATCGCGAACTTTTCGCGGTTCGAAGGACCAATCGCCATCGTGCCGGTGCACGCACCCTCGGCCCAGGCGATCGGCGATCTGGACCGGCTGATCGCCCGCTTTCAGGCCGAGGCCGGTATCGACATCCGCCGCGCCACCGACACCACCGCCGACGAAAACCGGATCACCGTCGATTTCGTGCCGCGCCGTCAAATGCAGGCGATGGTGCCCTCGGCCTCGTGTTTCGTGGTGCCCAACGTGGACAGCTGGCAGGATTTCGTCGCCAACCGGCGCAGCACCGCCATCGACTGGACGCAGGTCGTCCAGCGTCACCGCGCCGCCGTCTTCATCCCCTCGGACACCACGCCGCAGGAAATCCGCGACTGCCTGCACGAGGAGATCGCGCAAGGGCTGGGACCGCTCAACGATCTGTTCCGCCTGTCGGATTCGATCTTCAACGATGACAATTTCCAGACCACGCTCACCGGCTTCGACATGTTGCTGTTGCGCGTCTGGTATTCGCCCGAACTGCACCCCGGAATGACCCGCGACCAGGTCGCGGCCCGTCTGCCGACCCTGTTCAACCGGCTGAACCCCCAGGGCCGGGGCCGGGGCGGCACCCAGGTCGGCATCACGCCGCGCGCCTGGCAACTGGCGATCGAGCAGGCGCTGTCCTCGGCCGACGGGTTGAGCGCGCGGCGCGAAAGCGCAGCCCGGGCCCTGGCCCTGGCCCGGTCCGAAGGGTGGACCGACAATCGCCTTGCCCTCAGCCTGATGCTGGTGGCGCGCGTCGCCCCGCGCGACCAGGGCGACGACGCGATGCAGGCGCTGGTGCAGGCCGCCGACATCTACCGCCACACCCCTGGCGGCGAGGTCCACGCGGCCCATATCGACATGCATCTGGCCGTGCAGGCGCTGGCGACCGGTCAGTCGCAACTGGCGCTGGACCTGGCGCAACGCGCCCTGCCCTATGCCGCGCGCACCGAGAACGCGGCCTTTCTGGCCTCGCTTCAGTTCATTCGCGCCGAGGCGCTGTCGCAACTGGGTCAGGTCGATCAGGCCTCGCGCCTGAGGCTCGACTCGATGGCCGCCGCGCGCTATGGGTTCGGCTCGGATGCCGCGGCGCGCACGCGGCTGGACGAAATCGCCCGGATCGGCGGCGCGGCGCAACGCTACGCGAATCTCTGA
- a CDS encoding ABC transporter permease, with product MKGMPLSALLGLFITLLFFSVAILAPAIAPYGMSEIVGDVWEPSSAQYWLGTDNLGRDLLTRMIYGGRTTIFVAAMATALSFTLGSILGFTAAVYGGWVDQVMSRLNDLIMSIPTLIFALVVLSVMPVTLPTLILIMGFLDSTRVFRLSRAVAVDINVMDFVEAARLRGEGRAWVIFREILPNALSPLVAELGLRFIFAILFISTLSFLGLGIQPPAADWGGIVKENREGIVYGIPAALVPAVAIVTLSISVNLVADWALNRTTSLKGGRGV from the coding sequence ATGAAGGGTATGCCCCTTTCCGCCCTGCTGGGCCTGTTCATCACGCTGCTGTTCTTTTCGGTCGCGATCCTGGCGCCGGCGATCGCGCCCTACGGCATGTCCGAGATTGTCGGCGACGTGTGGGAGCCATCCTCGGCGCAATACTGGCTGGGCACCGACAACCTGGGCCGCGACCTGCTCACGCGGATGATCTACGGCGGGCGCACGACCATCTTCGTCGCCGCCATGGCGACCGCGCTCAGCTTCACGCTGGGGTCGATCCTGGGCTTCACGGCGGCGGTCTATGGCGGCTGGGTCGATCAGGTGATGTCGCGCCTCAACGATCTGATCATGTCGATCCCGACGCTGATCTTTGCGCTTGTGGTGCTGTCGGTGATGCCGGTGACGCTGCCGACGCTGATCCTCATCATGGGGTTCCTGGATTCCACCCGGGTCTTCCGGCTGTCGCGGGCTGTGGCCGTGGACATCAACGTCATGGACTTTGTCGAGGCCGCGCGCCTCAGGGGCGAGGGCCGGGCCTGGGTCATCTTCCGCGAGATCCTGCCGAACGCCCTGTCGCCCCTGGTGGCGGAACTGGGGCTCAGATTCATCTTCGCGATCCTCTTCATATCGACCCTGTCGTTCCTGGGGCTGGGCATCCAGCCGCCGGCGGCCGACTGGGGCGGCATCGTCAAGGAAAACCGCGAGGGAATCGTCTACGGCATTCCTGCCGCGCTGGTGCCGGCGGTGGCGATCGTCACACTGTCGATCTCGGTCAATCTGGTGGCCGATTGGGCGCTCAACCGCACCACCAGCCTGAAAGGAGGACGCGGTGTCTGA
- a CDS encoding ABC transporter substrate-binding protein, with protein sequence MNDEIRYMLDRAARGKMPRRAFLGRAAALGVASTAATGLLTRAVHAQGPRQGGSLVVGMQGGESTNSLDPALAASQVPFLYGYCAGETLVNIAPDGSLLPKLAEEWDASANAQTWRFKIRRGVQFHNGQTLTPEDVAQTLRRHSDENSQSGALGIMRGISSIAVDGDHVVLETATPNADLPYLLADYHLLIQPNGGFDDPTSGIMTGPYKWAENEPGVRHVLEKFDGHWDSGVGHFNSIEILVINDATARNSALQSGQVQLINRVEPRVAGLLSRAPGVSVESAGGRGHYVFIMRCDAAPFDNNDLRMALKLAVNRQDMVDRILRGYGSIGNDMPINAAYPLFDDTIPQREYDPDQARFYYERSGHSGPIDLRTSEVAFPGAIDAAQLFKESAAAAGIDLNIIREPGDGYWSEVWNVQPFSASYWGGRPVQDQMYSTAYLSTADWNDTAFRNAHFDEMLIQARGELDLTRRKELYSEMGRLVRDEGGLIAPMFNDFIDAHNDQVAGWVSNPAAEMMGGQAAIMMWSAT encoded by the coding sequence ATGAACGACGAAATCCGCTATATGCTGGACCGGGCCGCACGGGGCAAGATGCCCCGCCGCGCGTTTCTGGGCCGGGCCGCTGCCCTGGGCGTGGCCAGCACCGCCGCGACCGGCCTGCTGACCCGCGCGGTTCATGCGCAGGGCCCGCGCCAAGGGGGCTCGCTGGTGGTCGGCATGCAGGGCGGCGAAAGCACCAACTCGCTGGACCCGGCGCTGGCGGCCTCGCAGGTGCCGTTCCTTTACGGCTATTGCGCCGGCGAGACGCTGGTCAACATCGCCCCTGACGGCAGCCTGCTGCCCAAGCTGGCCGAGGAATGGGACGCATCGGCCAATGCCCAGACCTGGCGGTTCAAGATCCGTCGCGGCGTGCAGTTCCACAACGGCCAGACGCTGACGCCCGAGGACGTGGCCCAGACCCTGCGCCGCCATTCGGACGAGAATTCGCAGTCGGGCGCGCTGGGGATCATGCGCGGCATTTCCTCGATCGCGGTGGACGGCGACCACGTGGTTTTGGAAACCGCCACGCCGAATGCCGACCTGCCCTATCTGCTGGCCGATTACCACCTGCTGATCCAGCCCAACGGCGGCTTCGACGACCCGACCTCGGGGATCATGACCGGCCCCTACAAATGGGCCGAGAACGAGCCCGGCGTGCGTCATGTGCTGGAAAAGTTCGACGGGCACTGGGACAGCGGCGTCGGGCACTTCAACTCGATCGAGATCCTGGTCATCAACGATGCGACGGCGCGCAACTCGGCGCTGCAATCGGGCCAGGTGCAGCTCATCAACCGGGTCGAACCGCGCGTCGCGGGCCTGCTGTCGCGCGCCCCGGGGGTCAGCGTGGAATCGGCCGGCGGTCGGGGTCACTATGTGTTCATCATGCGCTGCGACGCGGCGCCGTTCGACAACAACGACCTGCGCATGGCATTGAAGCTGGCGGTCAACCGTCAGGACATGGTGGACCGCATCCTGCGTGGCTATGGTTCGATCGGCAACGACATGCCGATCAACGCGGCCTATCCGCTGTTCGACGACACGATCCCGCAGCGCGAATACGACCCCGACCAGGCCCGCTTCTACTATGAACGCTCGGGGCATTCGGGGCCGATCGACCTGCGCACATCCGAGGTCGCCTTCCCCGGCGCCATCGACGCGGCGCAACTGTTCAAGGAAAGCGCGGCGGCGGCCGGCATCGACCTGAACATCATCCGCGAACCGGGTGACGGCTACTGGTCGGAAGTGTGGAACGTGCAGCCCTTCTCGGCCTCGTATTGGGGCGGGCGTCCGGTGCAGGACCAGATGTATTCGACGGCCTACCTGTCGACCGCCGACTGGAACGACACCGCCTTCCGCAACGCGCATTTCGACGAGATGCTGATCCAGGCGCGCGGCGAACTGGACCTGACGCGGCGCAAGGAACTGTATAGCGAAATGGGTCGCCTGGTGCGCGACGAGGGCGGGCTGATCGCGCCGATGTTCAATGATTTCATCGACGCGCACAACGATCAGGTCGCCGGCTGGGTGTCGAACCCCGCCGCCGAGATGATGGGCGGGCAAGCCGCGATCATGATGTGGTCGGCGACGTAA
- a CDS encoding thiamine phosphate synthase, producing the protein MTDQPDRPQLYLVTPAAFDPESFVPRLARVLDGLPIACVRLAMAGSDEDAIARAADAVREETHARDIAIVIERHVALVERLGLDGVHLPEGARGLRKLRETLGADVILGAACGASRHDGIGAAEAGADYVSFSPVGETGLGTGHRAERDLFTWWSEMIEVPVVAEGALTQALIESLAPVTDFFAFGAEIWGHDDPLAALRPLVAPLGY; encoded by the coding sequence ATGACCGACCAGCCAGACCGACCGCAGCTTTACCTCGTGACGCCCGCGGCCTTCGATCCCGAAAGTTTCGTGCCCAGGCTGGCGCGCGTGCTGGACGGGCTGCCCATCGCCTGCGTGCGCCTGGCCATGGCCGGGTCGGACGAGGACGCCATCGCCCGCGCCGCCGACGCCGTGCGCGAGGAAACCCACGCCCGTGACATCGCCATCGTGATCGAGCGCCATGTCGCGCTGGTCGAGCGGCTGGGGTTGGACGGCGTGCACCTGCCCGAGGGTGCGCGCGGCCTGCGCAAGTTGCGCGAAACACTGGGGGCGGATGTGATCCTGGGCGCGGCCTGCGGGGCCTCGCGCCACGACGGGATCGGCGCGGCCGAGGCCGGCGCCGACTACGTCAGCTTTTCGCCGGTGGGCGAAACGGGGCTGGGCACCGGGCACCGCGCCGAACGCGACCTGTTCACCTGGTGGTCCGAGATGATCGAAGTGCCCGTGGTCGCCGAGGGCGCGCTCACCCAGGCGCTGATCGAAAGCCTGGCGCCGGTGACCGACTTCTTTGCCTTTGGCGCCGAGATCTGGGGCCACGATGACCCGCTGGCGGCCTTGCGCCCGTTGGTCGCGCCGCTGGGCTACTGA
- a CDS encoding ABC transporter permease: MHPILKLVIQRLALGLLLLLAASVLIFVGTQILPGDVAQAVLGQNATPEALANMRASLGLDQPAYARYFSWLFSALHGDLGHALSNGRDIAESISGRMRNTLFLASVAAAISVPLAIFLGLLAVRYRDRWPDRLISAITLTSISLPEFLLGYVVMYFLSVKLGWFPSVSNINSGMTFWQKLNAVALPATVLTLVVLAHMMRMTRAAILNVMQSAYIETAELKGLRRFTIIARHAMPNAIAPIVNVVMINLAYLVVGVVVIEVVFVYPGMGQYLVDHVSKRDVPVVQACGLIFATVYIGMNLLADLIAILSNPRLRHPK, from the coding sequence ATGCATCCGATCCTCAAACTGGTGATCCAGCGCCTTGCGCTGGGTCTCCTGCTTCTCCTCGCCGCGTCGGTGCTGATCTTCGTCGGCACACAGATCCTGCCCGGCGATGTGGCCCAGGCGGTTCTGGGACAGAACGCAACGCCTGAGGCGCTGGCCAACATGCGCGCCTCGCTGGGCCTGGATCAACCCGCCTATGCCCGGTATTTCAGTTGGCTTTTCAGTGCTTTGCACGGCGATCTTGGGCACGCGCTGTCGAACGGCCGCGACATCGCCGAGTCGATCTCAGGGCGGATGCGGAACACCCTGTTCCTGGCATCGGTCGCGGCCGCGATCTCGGTGCCGCTGGCGATCTTCCTGGGTCTGCTGGCGGTGCGCTACCGTGACCGCTGGCCGGACCGGCTGATCTCGGCGATCACGCTGACCTCGATCTCGCTGCCCGAATTCCTGCTGGGCTATGTCGTGATGTATTTCCTGTCGGTCAAGCTGGGCTGGTTCCCGTCGGTGTCCAACATCAACAGCGGCATGACCTTCTGGCAGAAACTGAACGCGGTCGCCCTGCCGGCCACGGTTCTCACGCTGGTCGTGCTGGCGCACATGATGCGCATGACACGCGCGGCGATCCTGAATGTCATGCAATCGGCCTATATCGAAACGGCCGAGTTGAAGGGCCTCAGACGCTTCACGATCATCGCGCGCCACGCCATGCCCAACGCCATCGCGCCGATCGTGAACGTGGTGATGATCAACCTGGCCTATCTGGTGGTCGGCGTCGTGGTGATCGAGGTCGTCTTCGTCTATCCCGGCATGGGGCAATACCTGGTCGATCACGTGTCCAAACGGGACGTGCCGGTGGTGCAGGCCTGCGGGCTGATCTTTGCCACCGTCTACATCGGCATGAACCTGCTGGCGGACCTGATCGCCATCCTTTCGAACCCCAGACTGAGGCATCCGAAATGA
- the dusA gene encoding tRNA dihydrouridine(20/20a) synthase DusA, giving the protein MSSAAAAAPARTARSPSHGCASLRRATRAVCGRQRRAGVYPSVTTHGVRVTKPLPAWRLSVAPMLDWTDSACRQFHRRLSRHALLYTEMVTSAALVRGGARHLLRFDPSEQPVALQLGGSDPAELAKAARMGADEGYGEINLNVGCPSDRVQSGCFGAVLMKTPALVGDCLAAMRAACTAEITVKCRLGVDDQNPEEALPALLDAARAAGVTRVIVHARKAWLQGLSPRENREVPPLDYALVERMLGAFPDLTICLNGGIATLDQAEDLLDRGFHGVMIGRAAYHQPAAVLGAADRRLFGAPGPDADPVAVARAMMPVIGAHLARGGRLIGVTRHLLGLFAGQTGARAWRRALSEMPNGTLADYAALLDTLDERRAA; this is encoded by the coding sequence ATGTCAAGCGCCGCCGCCGCCGCACCTGCCCGCACGGCGCGATCGCCATCACACGGATGCGCGAGCCTCCGCCGCGCGACGCGTGCGGTTTGTGGACGCCAGCGCCGCGCTGGGGTATACCCAAGCGTCACAACCCACGGAGTCCGCGTGACAAAGCCCCTGCCCGCCTGGCGCCTCTCCGTCGCGCCGATGCTCGATTGGACCGACAGCGCGTGCCGGCAATTCCACCGGCGGCTGTCGCGTCACGCGCTGCTTTATACCGAGATGGTCACGTCGGCCGCACTGGTGCGTGGCGGCGCGCGGCATCTGCTGCGCTTCGATCCGTCGGAACAGCCGGTGGCGCTGCAACTGGGGGGATCGGACCCGGCCGAGCTGGCGAAGGCCGCGCGAATGGGCGCGGACGAGGGCTACGGCGAAATCAATCTCAACGTCGGTTGCCCCTCGGACCGGGTGCAGTCGGGCTGTTTCGGCGCGGTGCTGATGAAGACGCCGGCGCTGGTCGGGGATTGCCTGGCCGCGATGCGTGCCGCCTGCACGGCCGAGATCACGGTGAAATGCCGCCTGGGCGTCGATGACCAGAACCCCGAGGAGGCCCTGCCCGCGCTGCTCGATGCGGCGCGCGCGGCCGGGGTGACGCGGGTCATCGTCCACGCGCGCAAGGCCTGGCTGCAAGGCCTGTCGCCCAGGGAAAACCGCGAGGTTCCGCCGCTGGACTACGCTCTGGTCGAACGGATGCTGGGGGCCTTTCCCGACCTCACGATCTGTCTGAACGGCGGAATCGCGACGCTGGATCAGGCCGAGGACCTGCTGGACCGGGGCTTTCACGGCGTGATGATCGGCCGCGCGGCCTATCACCAGCCGGCCGCGGTTCTCGGCGCCGCCGACCGCCGGCTGTTTGGCGCGCCCGGCCCCGACGCGGACCCCGTCGCCGTGGCCCGCGCCATGATGCCGGTGATCGGCGCCCATCTGGCGCGTGGCGGGCGGCTGATCGGCGTCACGCGGCACCTGCTGGGGCTCTTTGCCGGGCAGACCGGCGCACGGGCCTGGCGGCGCGCGCTGAGCGAGATGCCGAACGGCACGCTGGCGGATTACGCGGCGCTGCTGGACACTCTGGATGAAAGGCGGGCCGCATGA